The genomic segment GGTGTTATGACCGTTGCTACAAAAGGAGTACCTTTGGCAAATGCAGTGGCAAATGTATTAAATGTCCCATTTGTCATCGTGCGCCGCGATTTGAAAATTACAGAGGGTTCAACGGTTAGCGTCAATTATGTGTCAGGTTCAAGTGGGGATCGTATTGAAAAGATGTTCTTGTCGAAACGCAGCCTAAAAGCTGGAAGCCGTGTTTTAATCGTAGATGATTTCTTAAAAGGTGGTGGGACAGTCAACGGCATGATTAGCCTTTTACGAGAATTTGATTCGGAATTGGCTGGTGTAGCAGTTTTTGCGGAAAATGCACAGACAGAGCGTGAGCACTTAGATTACAAATCTTTGTTGAAAGTAACAAATATTGATGTGAAGTCTAACAAAATCAGTGTAGAAGTTGGCAATATTTTTGACAAATAGATGAGGTGAGAATTTGAAAAATATATTGGATAAATTGGATCAAAGCTCTTTGTGGCTGAGAATTTCGATTGTTATAGCTTTGGCGCTCATTCTTGCTGCTGGATTATTTTTCGTTAAAAAGCAAGATGATGCGACGCGTGCAGCTGCTCCGACTGTAAGGCGAACCATTTCAACATCAAAATCTTCAGAATCGAAAGCAGAAAAAGAGAAAAAAGAGCAAGCCAAAATTGTACAAGAGGCAGAAGATGCTGTTAAAAAATTGGAGACAGAGCAGACGACGGCTAATGTAACGCCTGCTCAAGAAAAAGTGGACAAGTTGAAAGACGAAGCT from the Streptococcus constellatus subsp. constellatus genome contains:
- the purR gene encoding pur operon repressor, giving the protein MKLRRSERMVVISNYLINHPYELTSLNTFAEKYESAKSSISEDIVIIKRAFEEMEIGYIETITGAGGGVIFTPSISDKEAKAMVEELCTKLSESNRILPGGYIYLSDLLSTPSILNNIGRIIAKTFRNQKIDGVMTVATKGVPLANAVANVLNVPFVIVRRDLKITEGSTVSVNYVSGSSGDRIEKMFLSKRSLKAGSRVLIVDDFLKGGGTVNGMISLLREFDSELAGVAVFAENAQTEREHLDYKSLLKVTNIDVKSNKISVEVGNIFDK